One Amblyomma americanum isolate KBUSLIRL-KWMA chromosome 8, ASM5285725v1, whole genome shotgun sequence DNA window includes the following coding sequences:
- the LOC144100430 gene encoding ubiquitin domain-containing protein UBFD1-like, translated as MPVAPSMLLKDSLPAAPLSGMLNKSGGKVRLTFKLELDQVWIGTKGRTEKINMSSIKQVISEVIEGHEEYHIMALQLGTTEASRYWIYWAPAQYVDAVKDTILGK; from the exons gaTTCACTGCCAGCTGCCCCATTGTCGGGGATGCTAAATAAATCTGGAGGGAAGGTCCGCCTCACTTTCAAGCTGGAGCTCGATCAGGTCTGGATCGGTACAAAAG GGAGGACAGAAAAAATCAACATGAGCTCCATCAAACAAGTGATCAGTGAAGTCATTGAGGGTCACGAAGAATATCACATCATG GCTCTTCAGCTTGGAACAACAGAAGCGTCTCGGTACTGGATCTACTGGGCTCCCGCACAGTACGTGGACGCCGTCAAAGACACCATCCTGGGAAAATAG